TTGTTCCTAACAAGATCACAACTAAAGCGGATCTTTTATCACTAAGTGTATTTTCTAAAGGAATCAACAAAACACATATAGTACAGTACACACGGTGTGTGTGATagaaatgaatgtgtgtgtgtgtgtgtgtgtttcatctTCATTCACTCTCTGAACCTCCGCTGCCCTCACGTCTCATTCATCTCATACTCGTGCTCTTTTATTTCTCTCATGTTTGTTAGTAAACATCTTCTTCTAGCAGTGCTCTCCTGTGGTCTGATGTGGAAGAATCTGATCTTGTATGTGATCTCTTCTTGTGTGGAGGTGTGATCTCATGCGCTGTGCTGTGTGATGATGTGAGGGTGTTTCTCCTCAGGAGGCTCATAAGATGGTTCACGAGGCAAACGTCAAGCAGAGCTCTGCAGAGAAACAGCTGAAGGAGGCGCTGGGGAAGGTGAGGTCACGTCATCACATGACAATAATCAGAGCAGAAACATATCATTGAGTAAAGTGGAATATCACACAGTTCTTGAGGGATGTGCTTCTCTGTAATGTGTGTCTTTCATCGGCTGTAGATCGACGTTCTTCAGGCCGAGGTGGCGGCTCTCAAGACTCTGGTTCTGTCCTCGTCTCCCACCTCGCCGTGTAAAGAGATGCCCCCCGGACCCTTCAAGAAAGGTCACGCTCGTAACAAGAGCACCAGCAGCGCTATGATGGGCAGTCAGCAGGAGACGGGCGTCCCGCCGCATCTTCTGCAGCAGGAggtgcctctctctctctctctctttcgcttcTCCACACCGCACGCACGTGTGCCagacgtgtgtttgtgtatttggcAGGTGGACTCCTCGCTCTTCATGGAGTTCAGAACGTGGAAGGAAGAGCCCACTTTGGAGAAAAGCTGCTGTTTTCTGGAGCGGATCTACAGAGAAGATATTTATCCATGTTTGAGCTTCTCCAAGAGCGAGGTACAGTGAGAGAACAGCGTTTCTACATCCCACAAAACCTCTTATTCCATCAAATATTCATTCGTCTGAATTCTTAAATACGTGTCAATATTGTGCGGTTTACCGAGGGTATACGTTATAGTATAGCAATCGCTATAGAAACTCTTTTATTCCTACCGCTGTAAGGCTTTTAGATTTGTCAGATGTTAGAATgttgttgatttttttgtatgtttacaAACTCCATGCTGCTTCAAAAAATCGCTCTTTGGGATTATAATCAACTTTGAACCTTGAAACATGGATGTGTTTCTTGGCAGGACTCATCTTTTTTTGGTATTTTCCTTCAACGTAATATGACAGCTGTTGTTGGaaattgttcatgtttgtaattAATCTGCTTTTTGAATTTCGTTTTGTTTCAAATGTGGCCTGTAGTTGTTGCTGTTCAGGTAATTGAGCGCTAAACTCCGCCCCTGGATTATTGTTGCTAAAACGTGTCGAGGAATCCAAAAGTAGCTCCATTAACACTTGACAtttagcacacacacatttttttgtttttcagttttattccATATTTGTTTATCTCAAACTTGTGCACGTTATGATTGACGGAGATCTCAAAATCTTCAGATGTTGTGTTGCTGAAATCACAATGCGATCTCGGTGAACATCATCACAACACCATGTGTCCGTGTCATACAGTGCCAAGtcttttctaaaagagagaTTCCTTCCCATGATTGTGGTTCAGTcgtattgtgtgttttgtgtagcTGGGCTCTGCCATTCTGTCGGCGGTGGAGCAGAACTTACTGAGCGTTGAGCCGGTGGGATTTCAGCCTCTGCCGGTGGTCAAAGCGTCTGCCGTCGAGTGCGGAGGACCCAAGTGAGTCACTGCCGCATGCATACATGTTTATTAATGCCTCACTTTTCTTATAACTCGTGTCTTTACGTCTGTAAATATGATTATAATATGAATATCTTCCACTGGATTTGTGTGTTCTAGCAGCatatgttatgtgtgtgtgtgtgatgatgtgAAGTCTTGTGTGTTGTAGGAAATGTGCTCTGTGTGGCCAGAGCAAAAGCTGTAAACACCGGATCAAGTTCAGTGACTCCAGTAACTATTATTACGTCTCTCCGTTCTGTCGATACCGGGTGAGCACAACAATGACGTGTAGACACAGTAGATACACTTCAGGAGTTATTGAGTTGTAAATACACACGCCCTTCAGTATATATACCTGCATGAAAGACAcggttaaaaatgaaaagagacgTGGGCAGCTGCATATGTGTGATGCttttcatctgtgtttgtgtagatCACTTCTGTCTGTAACTTCTTCACCTACATTCGATATATTGTTCAAGGACTGGTGAAACAGCAGGATGGTAAGAGAACAGCTCATCATCTAGCACTTCTGTATGTTTCTTCCTGTCttacagttgtgctcaaaagtttacacaccccttgcagaatctgtaaaaagctgaaacttttggaaaaaataagaggatttttgaaaataaaggtttatttttaatttagtcctgccctgagcaagttatttcactaaagaaatgttaacataaagttcacactaaagaattaacatttctttagtgaaataacttcgctcagggcaggactaaattaaaaataaacctttattttcaaaaatcctcttatttttccaaaagtttcagctttttacagattctgcaaggggtgtgtaaacttttgagcacaactgtatatatttgatactacaaacattcattttgttagatatacagtagtggtatacaatatactgtatatacgcgATAGTCAAtaactgtgtttatgtgttgtgtCGTGACTTTTTTTGGCCAAACCTACTTAAAAGGGATATTTGCGGCGagatttccccatgttttactcccccctcaaggcatcctaactgagtATGACTtccttcttgaagaataatccgagttataataccacgtatcgtTTTACTTCCAAGTGCAGACACCGACTCGACTTTCACCCCAACATTTACATGAGATTGTTTCTCTCAACAACAACAttgtaaacaatataaacatgatCATATAccgacttattttattttatagcattATGTGCAATATGCTTTATTAACAGGTTTTTCATTCGATCTGCTTGAGTTTATTCCGAAATGCttacaaaatctaaatgataaaatacGTTATTcaaactttgtttaaaaaaaatgataaacttATTTTAAACCTCTTTTAAAGTTCACTTTTGTACTTGTGCACTTTTGTACATCATATTAATGAAACATTATTATACCGTGCCTTTTGTATTCAATTAGGCTATGTTGCAAAAATACTGGCTCATTTTAACTTTGCAGCATTccgttatattttttcattaaggcTCTGTACATTTGCACTGAACAAGCCTGAACAATTTgcctttatttgttttcatgtgACATTTTATATGTAGCTTATATTTAGCGTAAGCTGGTTGGGCTATAGCCTAACTTGCATTCTTGTGCCACAATGCTcttcgttgttctgcatttaccaataaaaaatattaataaaaagtttgttttaaaactgatgTATTTGCAAAAAGCAACAATAAATGCTACAGTATAATAACCAAAAAGGAGAGATTATTGAGACCTATTTGGCACTAAATGAAGGAaggcagtaataataacaaattgcaCTATTTTGCCACCTGAAAACACCTCAAGGAAATATCCTTCAGCGTGATCAGCCcaattttcacaaaaaaaagcaCATCACATCATTACATTGCAGTATATTACGTCAGGTGTCTTGACGGGATCTTCACgggatgtgtgtgaacgcatgc
The nucleotide sequence above comes from Triplophysa rosa linkage group LG24, Trosa_1v2, whole genome shotgun sequence. Encoded proteins:
- the rab3ip gene encoding rab-3A-interacting protein isoform X5, which gives rise to MKLLKTMASEPLEGFHEVNLASPTTPDLHGVTDPGPPKHNAPPSTLYRTHSLSSGQSVPNALRADQLPTQPVYSSPRHLGAEETHDDSGVDQGDAVEPSAGAEDHLNVIADSRSHLRSKSVMEVKEKGYEKLKEELAKAQLELKLKDEECERLSKVRDQLGRELEELTASLFQEAHKMVHEANVKQSSAEKQLKEALGKIDVLQAEVAALKTLVLSSSPTSPCKEMPPGPFKKGHARNKSTSSAMMGSQQETGVPPHLLQQEVDSSLFMEFRTWKEEPTLEKSCCFLERIYREDIYPCLSFSKSELGSAILSAVEQNLLSVEPVGFQPLPVVKASAVECGGPNLVCCRKCALCGQSKSCKHRIKFSDSSNYYYVSPFCRYRITSVCNFFTYIRYIVQGLVKQQDAEQMFWEVIQLRKEMSNAKLGYFRDEL
- the rab3ip gene encoding rab-3A-interacting protein isoform X1; protein product: MTDTHSLVGTQIYMKLLKTMASEPLEGFHEVNLASPTTPDLHGVTDPGPPKHNAPPSTLYRTHSLSSGQSVPNALRADQLPTQPVYSSPRHLGAEETHDDSGVDQGDAVEPSAGAEDHLNVIADSRSHLRSKSVMEVKEKGYEKLKEELAKAQLELKLKDEECERLSKVRDQLGRELEELTASLFQEAHKMVHEANVKQSSAEKQLKEALGKIDVLQAEVAALKTLVLSSSPTSPCKEMPPGPFKKGHARNKSTSSAMMGSQQETGVPPHLLQQEVDSSLFMEFRTWKEEPTLEKSCCFLERIYREDIYPCLSFSKSELGSAILSAVEQNLLSVEPVGFQPLPVVKASAVECGGPNLVCCRKCALCGQSKSCKHRIKFSDSSNYYYVSPFCRYRITSVCNFFTYIRYIVQGLVKQQDAEQMFWEVIQLRKEMSNAKLGYFRDEL
- the rab3ip gene encoding rab-3A-interacting protein isoform X2; this encodes MTDTHSLVGTQIYMKLLKTMASEPLEGFHEVNLASPTTPDLHGVTDPGPPKHNAPPSTLYRTHSLSSGQSVPNALRADQLPTQPVYSSPRHLGAEETHDDSGVDQGDAVEPSAGAEDHLNVIADSRSHLRSKSVMEVKEKGYEKLKEELAKAQLELKLKDEECERLSKVRDQLGRELEELTASLFQEAHKMVHEANVKQSSAEKQLKEALGKIDVLQAEVAALKTLVLSSSPTSPCKEMPPGPFKKGHARNKSTSSAMMGSQQETGVPPHLLQQEVDSSLFMEFRTWKEEPTLEKSCCFLERIYREDIYPCLSFSKSELGSAILSAVEQNLLSVEPVGFQPLPVVKASAVECGGPNLVCCRKCALCGQSKSCKHRIKFSDSSNYYYVSPFCRYRITSVCNFFTYIRYIVQGLVKQQDEQMFWEVIQLRKEMSNAKLGYFRDEL
- the rab3ip gene encoding rab-3A-interacting protein isoform X6, translating into MTDTHSLVGTQIYMKLLKTMASEPLEGFHEVNLASPTTPDLHGVTDPGPPKHNAPPSTLYRTHSLSSGQSVPNALRADQLPTQPVYSSPRHLGAEETHDDSGVDQGDAVEPSAGAEDHLNVIADSRSHLRSKSVMEVKEKGYEKLKEELAKAQLEAHKMVHEANVKQSSAEKQLKEALGKIDVLQAEVAALKTLVLSSSPTSPCKEMPPGPFKKGHARNKSTSSAMMGSQQETGVPPHLLQQEVDSSLFMEFRTWKEEPTLEKSCCFLERIYREDIYPCLSFSKSELGSAILSAVEQNLLSVEPVGFQPLPVVKASAVECGGPNLVCCRKCALCGQSKSCKHRIKFSDSSNYYYVSPFCRYRITSVCNFFTYIRYIVQGLVKQQDAEQMFWEVIQLRKEMSNAKLGYFRDEL
- the rab3ip gene encoding rab-3A-interacting protein isoform X3 produces the protein MTDTHSLVGTQIYMKLLKTMASEPLEGFHEVNLASPTTPDLHGVTDPGPPKHNAPPSTLYRTHSLSSGQSVPNALRADQLPTQPVYSSPRHLGAEETHDDSGVDQGDAVEPSAGAEDHLNVIADSRSHLRSKSVMEVKEKGYEKLKEELAKAQLELKLKDEECERLSKVRDQLGRELEELTASLFQEAHKMVHEANVKQSSAEKQLKEALGKIDVLQAEVAALKTLVLSSSPTSPCKEMPPGPFKKGHARNKSTSSAMMGSQQETGVPPHLLQQEVDSSLFMEFRTWKEEPTLEKSCCFLERIYREDIYPCLSFSKSELGSAILSAVEQNLLSVEPVGFQPLPVVKASAVECGGPKKCALCGQSKSCKHRIKFSDSSNYYYVSPFCRYRITSVCNFFTYIRYIVQGLVKQQDAEQMFWEVIQLRKEMSNAKLGYFRDEL
- the rab3ip gene encoding rab-3A-interacting protein isoform X4 is translated as MTDTHSLVGTQIYMKLLKTMASEPLEGFHEVNLASPTTPDLHGVTDPGPPKHNAPPSTLYRTHSLSSGQSVPNALRADQLPTQPVYSSPRHLGAEETHDDSGVDQGDAVEPSAGAEDHLNVIADSRSHLRSKSVMEVKEKGYEKLKEELAKAQLELKLKDEECERLSKVRDQLGRELEELTASLFQEAHKMVHEANVKQSSAEKQLKEALGKIDVLQAEVAALKTLVLSSSPTSPCKEMPPGPFKKGHARNKSTSSAMMGSQQETGVPPHLLQQEVDSSLFMEFRTWKEEPTLEKSCCFLERIYREDIYPCLSFSKSELGSAILSAVEQNLLSVEPVGFQPLPVVKASAVECGGPKKCALCGQSKSCKHRIKFSDSSNYYYVSPFCRYRITSVCNFFTYIRYIVQGLVKQQDEQMFWEVIQLRKEMSNAKLGYFRDEL